The Syngnathus scovelli strain Florida chromosome 21, RoL_Ssco_1.2, whole genome shotgun sequence DNA segment TTAAGTCCTTTGGATCTCAAAGAGTCTGATGTCGGTGTCGtaccagatgggaggatccaggTTGCTACGGCGACCGGAAAACACAAgtgagacggacggacggacggacggcgttCGCTTCCGCGCCGCAGTCAACGGCTCACCGCAAGTAGACCACACCCCACGTGTAGGTGTGCAGCCACCAAGCCGTGACGGCGTTCGCTTGGTACTTGCGGATCAGGATGGGGTGCGGCACGGGGAGCAGGCCCACCAGGGTCCCGTGCTGGAGGAACTTGAGGATTTCACGTTCGTCCGTCAGAGCCCTGAGCGCaaagaagacgacgacgacaGTTTGCTGCCAATGGAAATGTTTACGAGTCCATTCACACATGTTCACGAATTCAACTGCTTTCACCGCTTAACAAAAGTAGAACTTTGGCGCCGTCTTGTGGCATGTTGTGTACGGGTTGAAGTGCGCGCCTTTCTttcaataaaagcaaaatgcaAAGGCAAAGAGAGAAGACTGAAATGGCAGCAAAGCCGCAAGCGGGTGGCCTCACTTGTCGATGCAGATCTTCTCCACCTGAGGGACCAGAACCTGCAGAAGTCGCATGATGGTCTGCAGCGGAAGCTTGGACTTCCACGACAACACCTGAAAATCACAAATCTTTTTGCTTTTCGTCGGATGCGTGGCTCGTCTATTTTAAACCGTTGACTTAGGGCGAACACGCGGCGAGGCGGACCGACCCAGTCCTGGGTGGCGCTCCAGGATGACGAGGGCGAGGGGGCGAGTTGGCCGGCCGCTCGGCTCTCCGTCCGCGTGCTGCCCTGCCGCGAGAAGACATTGGCTAATCCCGAGGCTGTGCCGGAATCAGGCTATTTGCCACAGTTCGGTTGCGcgctcgcttgctcgctcgctcgctctccagATAAGAACACTGAGTCACCCATTTTCTTAAGACTATTACCTCGCCGGCTCTCTCCGAGTTGCACTCGATGTCGCCCAGTGCAGCGGCGTCCAAAACGGCCGCACCGTCATGACCGACGTGACACCTCTCtgtggcgatctctgcgagaggagaggagaggagaggtcaCGAGCCGTTTTTTTCTAAATCCTTCATAGCCATCATCTAAATGGGCCATATTGCCTCCGTGCTTTGGTGAGGGCCAGCCTCCTTATCAAGCAGAAAAACGTTGCCATACGGGCACCGCGTGGATCCATCAGGTCCCATCGGGGTCCAGGCGGGCGCTCGTCCGAGTCACCGCTGCCGccgctcttcttcttcttcttcttctttttgcatAGCAGAGCCTCGTGGATGGCCGCCGGGTCCGCGTTGAGGTTGGCCAGCCGCTGGAAGAGGCTCCTCCTCCGGATCAGGGAGTACACCAGATTGCTGTTGCCTGCGTGCGACACCGGAGCACGGCAGGGCGggttgggctgggctgggctgggctcggCCAGGGAGGCTCTGCGCTGACCGTCAAACTGGTACTGGATGATGTTGTTGAAGACCTCCAGCAGGAAGAAGACCAGCCGGTGGTTGTCGGGAGCCGAAAAGAGGAACCAGGGCTGGGAGAAAATCTCCAGGAGGTGCACAAGCTTGTTGGCCGACACCATGGACAAAGTCTTCAGGTAGGGAGAAACTAGGACAAAGGCGCGGGACACGTGATGCCGAGGACACACGTCGGCGAAGGGCCAGACGGACGAGATGGGACCCCGGAGACACGGCCCCGCCCGCCCGGAGACACTGCTCACCGTTGACGATGACGGTGAGCAGACAGTGGAAGAGTGGCTGCAGGCGCTGGTTCCCGCAGGTCATCATCCTGTGAAAGATCTGCGGAGGACACAGCGACGCGTCGAGGGACGCTTTGACGCTCTCCCCCCTCCGGCCGCCACCCGCCCGTTACCACCAGCAGCAAGTCGGCGTGCGTCCCGCTGAAGACCGGCACGTCCAAGGGGATGCGCAGCGTGAAGGGTTTGTTGAGGCGCACGCCAAAGTTCCTCTCACcgctcagcagcagcaggatcAACACGCCCATGTGGACCAGGTCCGCGCCGGCTGCCAAAGACACGCAAATCGTGTAAACGTAAATCTGGGGCGCCCGGAGCCGAGCTGAGccgagccgggccgggccgggccgctcACCGGGATCGGCGCGAGCCTCGttgaggaagaagaggatggGGACCAGCACGTCCAGAACGTCGCTGCTCTTCAGCACAAAGAAGAGGAATTTCTGCACAAGCGCGTGAGCCGGACCGTTAGCCTCAGCGTTGTTTGGAGGCACGTCAGAAGGACATGTCCGGACAGGTGCTCGCTCACCTTGTTGAAGTGGCACAGTTTCCACAAGAGGATGAGTAGCTCCTGGTGGAAGATGATCTTCTTAGAGGAGTTGGGCAGGTAGGTCTGCATCAGAGGCTTGTTGAGGAGCCGGCTCACACCTTTCAGGATGAAGCCCAAGTCCTGAAACaaggagtgagcgagcgagcaaagTCAAGGGAGAAACTCCcgtctcctccctccctcccttcctcaccTCTTCTCGATGGATCCTGGACAGGAAGTTGACAAACTGGTTCTCAGGAACACTTGACTGCAAGGCCAGATGCCGGTGTCAAAAGCGCCTTCGACGCTCGGGTTCGACGTCGGCCGTGTTGGGAATCCGGCGCTCTTTGCCAAATCCATATTTGGTTTTTGTCCAGATAGAAATATGGAGTGGGCCTCAAGTTCCGAGCAAAAGGACCTTGGGAAGTCTCAAAGGCAAAACGCGTGTGCCTTTCCAGCTCGGCTTGTGCCACCCACACGAGGCGGCCGTTCCCAACACGACCGGCCACGGCCGGCCGGCACGTACGTGCGTCTCGTGGACCGCGGGCCGCTCCAGAGCCACCAGGAGGACGTGGAGCGCTTGTTCCACCAGCAGGCGGCGCCGGTCCGTTAACAGCAGGTGCTCGTAGGGGAAGCCCCATCCCCAAGGCTCGTAGGCGCACACTACGTTCAGCAGTGACGTGAACAGCGGGAGTGTGTGTCTGCGGGCGGGCACGGCGGGCAGGCACGCCAAGCACACGTCTCAAATCGGCCGACACAGTGTCCTGAAGTCTGGTGGCGTGTGCGAGCGAGCAACGTACCTGTTGGCGGCGGAGCAGAAGAAGAGCAGACAGCGGTCGGCGCTGCGGCGGGCCGGCTCCAGGTAAAGTACCTCCGAGAAGCATGTCAGCAGCAGCTTGAGAAGCTCCGTCCTCAAAGGCACAAAAGCAAAGCGCGTTGACGCCCAACGCGAGCGAGCGTGCAcgggtgggcgggcgggcgcgccTTATGGGGGCGAGCGGGGCCTGGGGCACCTGTTGCTGTCGTGGCTGGAgttgagcggcggcggcggcgattgGGAGAAGCCCACACCCGTTTCCCAGATCAACTCGCAGCTATCCACCGGGTCGGCGCCAACTTCCTGCGGCCCGCATCGCGCGCGCCGTTAGCACTCAGCAGCCACGCCAAGGGCTCACACCTATTACTAGTTCCGGAAGAAATTTAGCCTGCAACGACTCAAGCGCATTTTCAGCGTTAGCTGCTCACTCTTCCACTCACTCGTCAAACATGGCCGCTCCTTACTGAGCGACTACTGAAGATGCTAATGAGATTCGCTACTTTTGTGGTGTGAGCAAACAACACGCCCCGTCGGCTCCAACACAAAACCAACAGCGAGCGACGGCAAGCAAAACGGCCACGTTTGCACAATGCATTGCGGCTAACTCAcccgcccgtcacgtttgcgagcCTGGACGGTGAAGCCGGGACAGAAGAGAAGGTCGCCCACCGCCACGAGGAGCGACTCGCCCAGGGGGCGAGCGCCGTCTGGCTCGGCATCGTCGCCGTCGTCCCGGCAACGCTGCGGGAGGCGTGAAAAGGGGTCCAGAAGGGGCTGTCAATTGGGGGGGCGCTGTCAATTGGCGGAGGGGGGCGTCGGCTCACCTGCTTGCGGGCGGGCAGGCCGGCCCACATGAAGCCTCGCCAGTCGGCGTCCTCCAAGACGAAGGGCAGCACGCGGGTCAGCAGACGGACGCAGTTCAGGACCGAGACGCGCTCTCGCTCCGAGCGGCAGCCGGTGCCTGCCGCCCGTGACAACTTCCCCACCGCCTGAAGGAaggcccgcccgcccgtccgcccgcccgcccgataAAGTCAGCTCGGCCGGCCGTTTGCAAATATCGACCGACTGTCAGTTGCCATTGAAGAAAAGCAATGGCGAGACGAAGCGGATCGCACCTTGTAGCACAAGGTGGCCAGGTTGGACGGAGACTCCTCCCTCAACGCTCGGATCTCGGCCGCCGGAACCAAGGCAAAGATGTCCTGGACCGACACGGACGGCTCGGCCCAGAACTGCTCCCAGAAGACGTCGTCCGAGGCTTCCACGGCCTACGCGCGCAGACAGAACATTAGCGGCCCTGGACAATGTCCACAGACCATCCATCCCGCTGTTCaaacactttttctttttagacAAGGAGCTCAATAACAATGAATACATGACTAAAACATTGTCGACTGCGTGCGTGTTGATCAGGATACACGGACGAGAGTGCACCGACTTTTACTGGCTGTCACTCAAATGTGTCGTTTGACAGGCGAGGGCgggtcagtccagtccagtccacagCGTGTCGTGCGTGGAGTACGTTTTACTTGCGCCTGGCTGCAAAAAGTGAGTTGTTGCGCGTAGCCACCACGAAAAGGGGGTAGATGCGAGTGGCCACCACCAAAAGTGTGTTGATGCGCGCGCGTGCCATGCGACGCGTATTGCTGTGCCATCTGTTGGCGTCGTGTGAGCGAGCCGAAGCGCTGCGCTGCGCCGCGCTCTGGTTCAGCTGTCTGACCTGAGTGGTGCTGGTGAGTTGGATCACAGCCTTCCTGAAGTGAAGTTTGCTGTCGCCGTTCCCCATGTCTCGTCCTGGCGGTGTCGGTTCGGTTCGGTTCGGTTCGACTACAGGTGGCGTGCAGCAGCGACTGGCAAGCAGCAGGTGTTTGCTGATGAGGAGGGCGCGTTCAGGCCCTGCTCGGACAATAGACGACGATGTGGAGGAGCCGCGGTCCCCAGATGTTCACCCTTCTCGTATCTCATCGCACCAATGaacgtttcccccccccccccccccccctaatttCTTTGAGTTACCTCTGTTTACATGTAGCGGACTAAAGGTCATATTGAAATGTACAAGAACATATATGACATCTGGAGTGTTTACCTTCAGGAAAATATCCCAGTTACGACCGTCCTCGAAGGCAGCACCGTTGCTTCGAGCAGGAACTCGGCCGGAAAACTTCCGGgatcgagtttttttttttttatccgctCGACGGTGACGTCACTCTCATCAGGTGGACACTTGTAAAGTTGTGCCACCGCCATAAACGCTTCAACAAGCAGTcacgtgattcaaatctttttaGTGTTGATCATTTAAGAGGAGCGCAGTGACGTCACATGAAGAGTCTCAGTAGGGGGCCCAGAAGGGGGTGTGTGCGCCCGCGCGCGCATCTGTGCGTAACGCAACTGCCTCCGGCGTCCCCGCCCAAACGTCGAGTGGATTTTGATGGAGGACGCCATGCGGCGTGCTGTGGCATTGGTCCTCTTGGCCTCTATCTTTTGCTGCTCATCAGCAGGGGGCGCCGGCGTAAGCGGCCGACCCGTCTCGCCGCCCGTGGCCCGGCTTTGGACCGAAAGTccgttttttcccctctctcttTCAGGCCGGGGTCTTCGAGCGAGCGAGAAGACGGCTGCCGAGGCAGACGCTTTTGTCGTCGTCGTGGAGCTCAGGTGAGCCGTCGTCAAGTCGGGACGCGTCGGCGCAGGAATGAGGCCGACGCTCGCTCGATCGGGCTGCGGTTAAGCGCGGCGTGCTGCCATCCGTCCGCAGGAATCTGCCTGAACGGAGGAACGTCCGTCCCCAGCCTGACGACGGGCCGACACATGTTCTGCTTGTGTACCGACGCTTTTGAGGGAACCTTCTGCCAGACGGGTGAGAACGCCAGGGAGGGGCCAGGACCTCGCTCGCGATTGGACGCCACTCGTCTCGATAACGGTGGCCAGAAGGGCTCGGGCTGCTATCTCTGCAATAACAGGCGAGCGACACTTAGGTTTCGAGTGGAGCCGaaccgcagcgcagcgcagcgcagcgcactgCATCGCATTGGCTGCCGCAGACGGACAGCGCCCGGCCCGCTTGCCCGCCCGTGTCTGACTTTCGGATGCCATTGCGTGTCTAACGTGGCGGCGTCTGTCCCAGCGGCAGCTTTCCCGGCGGCTTCCGGCGCCGACTGCTACGAGGGCGTGGGGCTTTACTACCGAGGCTTCCGATCCCAATCGGAGAGCGGTCGCCCGTGCGAGCGCTGGGACGCCGACACCAGGCGACGCTACCTGAGCTTGGACGTGGACGGCGGGAGACACAATTACTGCAGGTCCTCCCTCCGCCAAACACTTTGCCCCCGATGACGAGGACTAGGTTTCAACCCGAATGGAATGCTTTATTTAACGGATGCTGCTGTCGGCCCTCAGGCCGTCGGCCAGGCAAAATGTCCAGTCTTTCGGCTCGCACGGCCCTGTTCTAGAAGGACGGCAGCCAAACAAGACTCTGTCTCGTGCGCTGATGCAGCTAACATGCAAGACGCGCAAAGTTGCATGCGCAACCGTGTAATAATCGGCGCCTCCATCAGGAACGTGCGCTTCAAGCGCCGCCCGTGGTGCCACGTGTGGAAGGAGCAGCGGCTGACTTGGGAATATTGCCACGTTCCTTCATGCGCCTCGCGTAAGTCCTTGTCGTCCTTTGAGCGGGCTGGAGCGCCACTGGCCGGTATGCACGCGGTTCAAAGTCTTGGAGTGAAAACACCTCGGCGCTCTCCGATAGTGCAACCGTTGGTGTTGGCAGCGCCCACCGAGGCCCCCGGCACCACACCTGCAggtaagccccgcccccccatCATTTCTCGTTCACGGATTCCCGAGTGACGGCCGGCTGGCTCGCGTTGTTGTGGTGCCAGCAAGCACTCGCCCCCCGCGGAGTCCCCCGTCCGGTAAGCTGCGCCCAATTCCTGCGCCAGGTGTggcgacgcacgcacgcacgcgcgccctGATCCCCTTTCTCTCCGTTGCCAGCGTGGGCCACGTGCGGGCGTCGTTCTCGCCGCAAGCAGATGCGTATCGTGGGCGGAGCGGCGGCGCCGGTGGAGTCGCAGCCGTGGCTAGCCGCCATCCTGTGGCGCGGCAGGTCCAAAGAGAAGGTCTTCCGCTGCGGGGGCAGCTTGATCGCCCCCTGCTGGGTCCTCAGCGCCGCTCACTGCTTCCCCGACGGGTAAGCCGCACGCTTCCTGAGCAAAAGGGAAGAAAGCCATTAGGTCCCCATTTGCTTTATTGCATGGAGCAAAAGGGAAGAAAGGTGCCCATTTGCTTTGGCTGCAGGGCGCGCACCAACGAGCGGCGCTTCCTGGTGGCGCTGGGGAAGAGCGCCCTCAACCGGAGCGAGACCCTGGAGCAGATCTTCCGCGTGGACAAAATCATCTTGCACCCCGACTTTGACAACGAGCGAGGCAATTACGACAACGACATGGGTGAGTCTCCGCTAGGTCACCGAAAGTCCGGTGCCAATTCAAGACGTACGTGCGTGTGACCGATCCACCGGCGCTCGCAGCGCTGCTCAAGCTGACGCCCAAAGCAAACGGCCGCTGCGCCCGGGAAAGCGCCGGGGTGCGCCAGGTGTGCCTGCCCACCGCCGAGGGCCGCCGCGACCTCCCCGCCGGCTTCCCGTGCGAGATCGCCGGCTTCGGCAAAGAGAAGCACGGCCTGTGGTACCACTCGCAGCTCCTGCGGCAGGCGCACGTCAACCTGTTGGACGCCGGCGTGTGCGGCGCCGCCGATTATTA contains these protein-coding regions:
- the hid1b gene encoding protein HID1b isoform X1, which translates into the protein MGNGDSKLHFRKAVIQLTSTTQAVEASDDVFWEQFWAEPSVSVQDIFALVPAAEIRALREESPSNLATLCYKAVGKLSRAAGTGCRSERERVSVLNCVRLLTRVLPFVLEDADWRGFMWAGLPARKQRCRDDGDDAEPDGARPLGESLLVAVGDLLFCPGFTVQARKRDGREVGADPVDSCELIWETGVGFSQSPPPPLNSSHDSNRTELLKLLLTCFSEVLYLEPARRSADRCLLFFCSAANRHTLPLFTSLLNVVCAYEPWGWGFPYEHLLLTDRRRLLVEQALHVLLVALERPAVHETHSSVPENQFVNFLSRIHREEDLGFILKGVSRLLNKPLMQTYLPNSSKKIIFHQELLILLWKLCHFNKKFLFFVLKSSDVLDVLVPILFFLNEARADPAGADLVHMGVLILLLLSGERNFGVRLNKPFTLRIPLDVPVFSGTHADLLLVIFHRMMTCGNQRLQPLFHCLLTVIVNVSPYLKTLSMVSANKLVHLLEIFSQPWFLFSAPDNHRLVFFLLEVFNNIIQYQFDGNSNLVYSLIRRRSLFQRLANLNADPAAIHEALLCKKKKKKKKSGGSGDSDERPPGPRWDLMDPRGAQIATERCHVGHDGAAVLDAAALGDIECNSERAGEGSTRTESRAAGQLAPSPSSSWSATQDWVLSWKSKLPLQTIMRLLQVLVPQVEKICIDKALTDEREILKFLQHGTLVGLLPVPHPILIRKYQANAVTAWWLHTYTWGVVYLRNLDPPIWYDTDIRLFEIQRT
- the hid1b gene encoding protein HID1b isoform X2, with the protein product MGNGDSKLHFRKAVIQLTSTTQAVEASDDVFWEQFWAEPSVSVQDIFALVPAAEIRALREESPSNLATLCYKAVGKLSRAAGTGCRSERERVSVLNCVRLLTRVLPFVLEDADWRGFMWAGLPARKQRCRDDGDDAEPDGARPLGESLLVAVGDLLFCPGFTVQARKRDGREVGADPVDSCELIWETGVGFSQSPPPPLNSSHDSNRTELLKLLLTCFSEVLYLEPARRSADRCLLFFCSAANRHTLPLFTSLLNVVCAYEPWGWGFPYEHLLLTDRRRLLVEQALHVLLVALERPAVHETHSSVPENQFVNFLSRIHREEDLGFILKGVSRLLNKPLMQTYLPNSSKKIIFHQELLILLWKLCHFNKSSDVLDVLVPILFFLNEARADPAGADLVHMGVLILLLLSGERNFGVRLNKPFTLRIPLDVPVFSGTHADLLLVIFHRMMTCGNQRLQPLFHCLLTVIVNVSPYLKTLSMVSANKLVHLLEIFSQPWFLFSAPDNHRLVFFLLEVFNNIIQYQFDGNSNLVYSLIRRRSLFQRLANLNADPAAIHEALLCKKKKKKKKSGGSGDSDERPPGPRWDLMDPRGAQIATERCHVGHDGAAVLDAAALGDIECNSERAGEGSTRTESRAAGQLAPSPSSSWSATQDWVLSWKSKLPLQTIMRLLQVLVPQVEKICIDKALTDEREILKFLQHGTLVGLLPVPHPILIRKYQANAVTAWWLHTYTWGVVYLRNLDPPIWYDTDIRLFEIQRT
- the hid1b gene encoding protein HID1b isoform X3, with amino-acid sequence MGNGDSKLHFRKAVIQLTSTTQAVEASDDVFWEQFWAEPSVSVQDIFALVPAAEIRALREESPSNLATLCYKAVGKLSRAAGTGCRSERERVSVLNCVRLLTRVLPFVLEDADWRGFMWAGLPARKQRCRDDGDDAEPDGARPLGESLLVAVGDLLFCPGFTVQARKRDGREVGADPVDSCELIWETGVGFSQSPPPPLNSSHDSNRTELLKLLLTCFSEVLYLEPARRSADRCLLFFCSAANRHTLPLFTSLLNVVCAYEPWGWGFPYEHLLLTDRRRLLVEQALHVLLVALERPAVHETHSSVPENQFVNFLSRIHREEDLGFILKGVSRLLNKPLMQTYLPNSSKKIIFHQELLILLWKLCHFNKKFLFFVLKSSDVLDVLVPILFFLNEARADPAGADLVHMGVLILLLLSGERNFGVRLNKPFTLRIPLDVPVFSGTHADLLLVIFHRMMTCGNQRLQPLFHCLLTVIVNEIATERCHVGHDGAAVLDAAALGDIECNSERAGEGSTRTESRAAGQLAPSPSSSWSATQDWVLSWKSKLPLQTIMRLLQVLVPQVEKICIDKALTDEREILKFLQHGTLVGLLPVPHPILIRKYQANAVTAWWLHTYTWGVVYLRNLDPPIWYDTDIRLFEIQRT
- the plaub gene encoding plasminogen activator, urokinase b isoform X1, with product MEDAMRRAVALVLLASIFCCSSAGGAGAGVFERARRRLPRQTLLSSSWSSGICLNGGTSVPSLTTGRHMFCLCTDAFEGTFCQTGENAREGPGPRSRLDATRLDNGGQKGSGCYLCNNRRATLRFRVEPNRSAAQRSALHRIGCRRRTAPGPLARPCLTFGCHCVSNVAASVPAAAFPAASGADCYEGVGLYYRGFRSQSESGRPCERWDADTRRRYLSLDVDGGRHNYCRNVRFKRRPWCHVWKEQRLTWEYCHVPSCASRKSLSSFERAGAPLAGMHAVQSLGVKTPRRSPIVQPLVLAAPTEAPGTTPAASTRPPRSPPSAWATCGRRSRRKQMRIVGGAAAPVESQPWLAAILWRGRSKEKVFRCGGSLIAPCWVLSAAHCFPDGARTNERRFLVALGKSALNRSETLEQIFRVDKIILHPDFDNERGNYDNDMALLKLTPKANGRCARESAGVRQVCLPTAEGRRDLPAGFPCEIAGFGKEKHGLWYHSQLLRQAHVNLLDAGVCGAADYYGDKITVNMLCAGREDWTQDACEGDSGGPLACQVDGRFVVVGVVSWGEGCARQRRPGVYAKVGNYRQWIRQHAGV
- the plaub gene encoding plasminogen activator, urokinase b isoform X2, producing MEDAMRRAVALVLLASIFCCSSAGGAGAGVFERARRRLPRQTLLSSSWSSGICLNGGTSVPSLTTGRHMFCLCTDAFEGTFCQTGENAREGPGPRSRLDATRLDNGGQKGSGCYLCNNRRATLRFRVEPNRSAAQRSALHRIGCRRRTAPGPLARPCLTFGCHCVSNVAASVPAAAFPAASGADCYEGVGLYYRGFRSQSESGRPCERWDADTRRRYLSLDVDGGRHNYCRNVRFKRRPWCHVWKEQRLTWEYCHVPSCASLQPLVLAAPTEAPGTTPAASTRPPRSPPSAWATCGRRSRRKQMRIVGGAAAPVESQPWLAAILWRGRSKEKVFRCGGSLIAPCWVLSAAHCFPDGARTNERRFLVALGKSALNRSETLEQIFRVDKIILHPDFDNERGNYDNDMALLKLTPKANGRCARESAGVRQVCLPTAEGRRDLPAGFPCEIAGFGKEKHGLWYHSQLLRQAHVNLLDAGVCGAADYYGDKITVNMLCAGREDWTQDACEGDSGGPLACQVDGRFVVVGVVSWGEGCARQRRPGVYAKVGNYRQWIRQHAGV
- the plaub gene encoding plasminogen activator, urokinase b isoform X3 — its product is MEDAMRRAVALVLLASIFCCSSAGGAGAGVFERARRRLPRQTLLSSSWSSGICLNGGTSVPSLTTGRHMFCLCTDAFEGTFCQTAAAFPAASGADCYEGVGLYYRGFRSQSESGRPCERWDADTRRRYLSLDVDGGRHNYCRNVRFKRRPWCHVWKEQRLTWEYCHVPSCASRKSLSSFERAGAPLAGMHAVQSLGVKTPRRSPIVQPLVLAAPTEAPGTTPAASTRPPRSPPSAWATCGRRSRRKQMRIVGGAAAPVESQPWLAAILWRGRSKEKVFRCGGSLIAPCWVLSAAHCFPDGARTNERRFLVALGKSALNRSETLEQIFRVDKIILHPDFDNERGNYDNDMALLKLTPKANGRCARESAGVRQVCLPTAEGRRDLPAGFPCEIAGFGKEKHGLWYHSQLLRQAHVNLLDAGVCGAADYYGDKITVNMLCAGREDWTQDACEGDSGGPLACQVDGRFVVVGVVSWGEGCARQRRPGVYAKVGNYRQWIRQHAGV
- the plaub gene encoding plasminogen activator, urokinase b isoform X4; translated protein: MEDAMRRAVALVLLASIFCCSSAGGAGAGVFERARRRLPRQTLLSSSWSSGICLNGGTSVPSLTTGRHMFCLCTDAFEGTFCQTAFPAASGADCYEGVGLYYRGFRSQSESGRPCERWDADTRRRYLSLDVDGGRHNYCRNVRFKRRPWCHVWKEQRLTWEYCHVPSCASRKSLSSFERAGAPLAGMHAVQSLGVKTPRRSPIVQPLVLAAPTEAPGTTPAASTRPPRSPPSAWATCGRRSRRKQMRIVGGAAAPVESQPWLAAILWRGRSKEKVFRCGGSLIAPCWVLSAAHCFPDGARTNERRFLVALGKSALNRSETLEQIFRVDKIILHPDFDNERGNYDNDMALLKLTPKANGRCARESAGVRQVCLPTAEGRRDLPAGFPCEIAGFGKEKHGLWYHSQLLRQAHVNLLDAGVCGAADYYGDKITVNMLCAGREDWTQDACEGDSGGPLACQVDGRFVVVGVVSWGEGCARQRRPGVYAKVGNYRQWIRQHAGV